The following nucleotide sequence is from Salvia splendens isolate huo1 chromosome 2, SspV2, whole genome shotgun sequence.
GTAATTTCTTTCAAATTATGGTTATGGCACTGGAATTTTGACTGAGAGATTGCGTATAAATGCTGTGACTGTATATTTGAAGCTTTTGTTTGTGTTAGGTTTGTAAGTAGGTCACTGTGAAAACATTATTTCCTGATTTTGGAATAACTAGAGTTGTAACAGAGACAAGTTAGAATATTTGATTCTAGCATAACTGGTGAATGTAACTAGAGCAGCATAATGTATTCAAATTAATATGATACTGTAGTTACTTTTGTTGATTGTAATTTTTGGTAATTGGCCttcataatttaatactatgattttgaatttttgctaATTCTATGCTGCTCCTGTAATTATGCAGAGTTCTGTATGATTGTGGCAGTCCTCTGATTCCACAGTGCACAAAGAGGCTtggaaaattataattttaagttGTTAGGTAAAGGACTTGGTGAAATGGGAGGTTGTTGCTCATCATCCAGAAAGCTGGAGCTTCGTGGAGCGCCAGTATATTATTATGTTAGTGGCCACACTTGTTATCTTTAAGTTTTAGCGCTTTATCCGTGGCCAATCTCAGTCAGCAAATAGTCTTTCtgcttataaattttataagttATGCActacaaaaattctttaaatttgGAATCTGAGTTATAACTGTTGTCCAATATTATCATATCCAAGTCTGAGACAGATGTAATTTTCAAGTCTCTAGTTTACTCAAACTGAGGCTGTGGTAGAAATTACACTTATACTGGACAGATGGATAGAACAGTAATAGACTAACAGATACAGTGCCATATAAATGTCTTCAGCACTGCCGTTTGTCACATTAAAAATGGTTACAAACCTAGAAAACTATTTTGCCTGCGGAGATCTAAAGGTGTAATGGGGAGTCTTTTGGTCAATACATGGACCTTGATTGAGATAAATGATGTGAAAAGGGGTATTTCTGTTAAGATGATAAATAGTCTTTTATActttagtagtactaatttttaatgtatataAGGTACTTCATCTCGCTCTCTCCCTACAGTCTTGACTATTGAGCATTTTGAAATCCTTCACGGGTATAAGGAGTTTATTTTTCTTTGCATTTGAGTGGACTATCTTTGAGTTTTTACCATTGTGTAATTAGCACTCTTTCCTTATGGCCACTTAGTTTTAATATGTCACATCACTATTCAGTACCAACCATCTCCAGAAGAGAATGCATTCCTCAGTTCGCGCAGTAGTGGAGCGTTGCTAGATTTAAATCTGAACATGTCAGCTCCTGACACTTATCGATCTCCTCCTGCACCTATACCATACGATGTGGTTCTGGGGCGTCCACTTGTTGGTTCGAGAGACACGGCTTTAAGTGGCCAGTTTTTAGGAAAACATATTTGCAAGGATATCCAATTGGGCATTGTTCCACTCTCTCCTAAGAAGACAGACCTTGAGCTTTTGAAATCTAATCCACTTACAGTAGCAGCAACGGATGAAGAAGATGCCTGCCCTACTTGTCTAGAAGGTAAAATAGTTTGCTCACTTgctgtatattttttattttctccctTCTTTCCATATTTGCTTTACTATCTATTTCCTTTTACAATACATCACAGAGTATGATTCAGAGAATCCAAAAATAATGACCAAGTGTAACCATCACTTTCACCTTTCATGCATACTTGAGTGGATGGAAAGAAGCGACACCTGCCCTATCTGTGATCAGGTTAGCTCGTTGCCTGAATATACTCAACATTTCTTTTCTGtttaatttattctttctttaagGTTGTAGCTTCTCTTACAAAATCATGAAATAACATTTGTATCCACTTTTCACTTTTCGTACTGATTTTATGCAAACAAATTTTGATATTTACTTAATTTCTCCAAATTGCAGGAAATGATATACGAAAGTCCTGTGGGCGTGGCAAGATGTGATTAGCTTGGCTATTATGTGTATAGCTCTTCTTTGTATATAGATAGGAATCCATGCAGTTCATCATTTTCAATCCTTTATGGATCAACATTCATTTGTACAAGATCATTTCACTTTGTAAATATTTCAAATGTCTCGACCCAGTTCAGCCCTGTTGAAGCAGATTAGTTTCAGTGATGGCAACGTTGATAAAGAAGGGCATCATCATTCGTTCATCAGAAGGGCTGTCGCCACAAACCTAGGTGTGAGATGCATATAGACAGGGGATATAGTTACCACAATTCAAGATTTCTCTGTATGTTCTGTCAAGATTTAAGGTACGAAACAATTTATATAGCTTCTCCCGTGTTGAATATTTTCAGGCTTGGTTGTAAATTTCTTTGAATGTGCTGATCTACGTAATCATGCACATGTGATAGAATTGTTCTTGGCTTTGAAATTTAGTGATAGATTTATGTACAGATTAATGAACTACTATTACAAAAATTTAGTGAGACAGATGTGCAGATTTATGTAATCATACACATGTGATAGATTTCCTAGAAACATTGAGTAAATTTAGTGAGCATGTTTTGGAATGTCATAGTGAATTCTGTTCCTTTGCCATCTAGAATGATTGGtgggtttattttattttgaggtGGTGGTTAGAATTGGCACTATActattgattgattgattaattaaatatttggctaaaattaaattttggtaAGTGTCACTATTACATATTGTGCTTCCCTAATCATAAATTATTGGACCTAAAGAAATGGCATTTATTGTGGTGAGAGGTAAAGTTCATAATTATAGGTATGGGGCATGATTTAAATGAGTGTGTCTGGATTATATTTAGTTAAAAATATGTTGTGAGATTCAGATTCATATTCCTTGTCAATCTTACCATTTTCATGTATTTTCAATCTACTTAATTATTCAAATACTTTATCATGTgtgttattaaaatattaaggACTTGTTTTGTAGCGTGGATAGAATATAATGTGATAATTAATTTGGGATAAATTTTTTGGGCCAGAAATATGATAATATCTGTATACAAGGTTTTTGTAATGTTGTTTTCTAGAGTACTATGTACtccattttaaattaattgtacaCTAAAAATATCAACTAGTCGCTTAATAACTAGGGCAGGGAACAAGAGTTAAGCCGAATACTCAATGAAAGCTCGACTCGAGTTTATATCTTATTGTTCGAGCTCATTTCACCACCCAATTACCAAGCTCGAGTTTGTGTAATGCTTgataatattatactccctccgtccctcataATTCGTCACTATTTGAATCGgcttttaagaaataaaatagaaagtgagttgaaaaagttggtgacatatgagtcatacttttatatattagttttataataaaatgtgagtatgaacgagttagtagaatgtaagGGTCCaccaccaaaaatggtaaaagtgaaaggtatCAATCTTTTAGGGACGAACGTAAAtggaaataggtgacaaattttcagggacggagggagtattacttgaTAATGATATTGAATTCGAACTTGAGCCCTCTCTCATATTATGGTATTATCCGTAAATGCTCATCCAACACCCACCACAACTTTTAATAGTAGAAACAAAAgctttaaaataaatttaaaataattattgagtGTCGTCTATCCAAACATAAAAGGCGGACCACATGTGTATTAGGCGCCACCTACCCAATAATAAAAGGCAGTCTCAAGCAACGATACGTAAAAATAAGCacaaaatcaaaaagaaaaaacactTACGAGCACAAAAAGCAACTAAAACAAGCATGAcatttttagaatttaaatgcGTCTTATGTTTTACTGGTCAATCATTCTTAGAGAAATTAAAAGTGAATACGTCTTATATTGATAGTGAGTACGGATGTGAGGCTTATATAGTGGTAGAATAGAGAGAGCTAGAAATCAGACTCAAGCTCGCCTTGCTATCTCCGGATCGAATTCTGTACAAGATCTTTTTTaactgaatctcatatagctcATGTATATCTTTGGTCATATATATAGAGGTAGAACTCGACCTAATGTCATTTTTAGGGAGGGATGAAGATAATGTCATTGTTTATCCTACTATAGTACTAGTATCTTTTGCTCATTTTCACCAccttcaaaattaaatttatacgGAGTAATACGTAGACAACGTGTCACTTTGCTTGTCGATTTATATATTGTTTGTGTCTTGTTTTTCAGTCGACAGATGCATTAATATTTAATAGTGACGCACACGAATagccaaaattttatttttggagcGGAATGATTTCTTCATTTTTATTCGATTGCTCTAAATGTATGTAGCAACGGTATACATTTCTTGTTAATTGTTTGTGTTGAAACAATGGTGATTGATCGACAAGAACAAGAactagagagaaaatagaaaGTAGGGTTTTGGGAGAAAAATTGTAGAGTCTTTTATTGCTTCAAGAATGTGATGAACAAAATGAATTAACTGCTAACTACTCTACATCAGCTATTTATATACATCAGTAAACTAATGAAGTGATCGAGACTTCACTTCTTGAACAGCAGTTACAACAGACGAGCTTCAACCGAGAGCTCAACAACAGTCACTAACGGCTAGTAGCCGTTTCTAACTACTTTTTGAATCTTGCACTTCTTGATTTGGTGTGATGCATCTCCACACTAATCTCCCATGCACATGTGTCGCTTCTTCATCCATCCTCTgtaacaatctccaccttggatGAAGAAGCAACACTCAAAATACCATCTGATGCATACTCACTAATCTGCAGCAATATCTAAACTTTTCCTTACTCAAAGGCTTTGTCAACATGTCTGCGGGATTGTGAGCTGTGCctatgtaacgccccacttttcgaaccctaattttcgaaccctaaaattttgcattaaatgttttaatgccgtgaagtgtgtggattaattgacgagtgaattaattgc
It contains:
- the LOC121792531 gene encoding probable E3 ubiquitin-protein ligase RHB1A, with translation MGGCCSSSRKLELRGAPVYYYYQPSPEENAFLSSRSSGALLDLNLNMSAPDTYRSPPAPIPYDVVLGRPLVGSRDTALSGQFLGKHICKDIQLGIVPLSPKKTDLELLKSNPLTVAATDEEDACPTCLEEYDSENPKIMTKCNHHFHLSCILEWMERSDTCPICDQEMIYESPVGVARCD